The following proteins come from a genomic window of Leptolyngbyaceae cyanobacterium:
- a CDS encoding transporter, whose product MSKIFWKALQVSPTFLGVILVFAKSVIVAEAHDAKTPQEPKAPTTDELTTISPPILLPQQLLEFDFQPNSISQPSHLLVRSEAVIEPLNITQPAYSQKASDLLLDTSSVSEKSRYYLSNPTPKNQISEAVTQQPSQPENPASDKSQYNLFNPTPRRLWREFSTDRPDKTETPFTVDAGRVTMEADLFVYTRDSNSPDGTRTESFNYFVPNFKVGLLNNIDLQIIPEVYNVVRTTPKNSPTQERSGFGDLTVRMKINFWGNDGGQTAFGMMPFIKFPTNQNNLGNNSIEGGVIFPLAIGLSDKWDVGMQTEFDFNKNEADAGYNVGFVNTVSFGYQINSRLSSYFELFTEARTESGSQFVATFDTGLKYLLTENVQLDAGVNIGLTEAADDLQPFMGLSVRF is encoded by the coding sequence ATGTCAAAAATTTTCTGGAAGGCTTTACAAGTCAGTCCAACCTTCTTGGGTGTCATCTTAGTGTTTGCCAAGAGCGTTATTGTGGCTGAAGCTCATGATGCTAAAACACCTCAAGAGCCGAAAGCCCCAACTACAGACGAACTCACTACCATTAGTCCCCCAATATTGCTCCCTCAACAGCTTCTTGAGTTTGATTTTCAACCAAATTCTATTTCTCAGCCATCCCATTTGCTAGTAAGGTCAGAAGCAGTTATCGAACCGCTCAATATCACACAACCTGCTTACAGCCAGAAGGCTAGCGATCTCCTGCTTGATACTTCTTCTGTGTCAGAAAAAAGCCGATACTACTTATCCAACCCGACACCCAAAAATCAGATATCAGAAGCAGTTACTCAACAACCCAGTCAACCTGAAAATCCCGCATCTGACAAAAGCCAGTACAACTTATTCAATCCTACACCCAGGCGACTCTGGCGGGAGTTCAGTACAGACCGCCCCGACAAAACCGAAACACCTTTCACTGTGGATGCGGGACGGGTCACTATGGAGGCGGATTTGTTCGTCTATACCAGAGATAGCAATAGTCCTGACGGCACCCGCACCGAATCTTTCAACTATTTCGTTCCCAACTTCAAAGTCGGTCTGCTAAATAACATTGATTTGCAGATTATCCCCGAAGTCTACAACGTCGTGCGTACTACACCCAAAAACAGTCCCACTCAAGAGCGTTCCGGCTTTGGTGACCTTACAGTTCGCATGAAAATCAACTTTTGGGGCAATGACGGCGGTCAAACTGCATTTGGCATGATGCCTTTTATCAAATTCCCCACCAATCAGAATAACTTGGGAAATAATTCAATTGAGGGTGGTGTTATTTTCCCCTTGGCGATCGGGTTATCTGACAAGTGGGACGTGGGTATGCAGACTGAGTTTGACTTCAATAAAAATGAAGCGGATGCTGGATACAACGTCGGGTTTGTCAATACCGTTAGTTTTGGCTATCAAATCAACTCCAGACTGAGTAGTTATTTCGAGTTATTCACTGAAGCGAGGACTGAGAGTGGGTCACAATTTGTTGCCACGTTTGATACTGGTCTAAAGTACTTGTTGACAGAGAATGTTCAACTGGATGCAGGGGTCAACATTGGGTTAACAGAAGCTGCTGATGACCTTCAACCCTTCATGGGTCTATCGGTGCGCTTCTGA
- a CDS encoding DUF2808 domain-containing protein, giving the protein MKKLIYAAALTLATISFNPVAYRNPMTAAVRFPYIVSSVQFPQTKARFFRHSFRLQIPESSSALFQLNIEVPDGLTVRNNISVSDQSGRKINTNISVNGNKIIIAFPQPVAPVTRLNIEMNNVRRTGVSNAWLYPVSARFASSNADIPIGVAEFRVY; this is encoded by the coding sequence ATGAAAAAATTAATTTACGCGGCTGCGTTAACTCTAGCAACCATATCTTTTAATCCAGTTGCTTATAGAAATCCCATGACAGCGGCTGTCAGGTTTCCTTACATCGTTAGTTCTGTGCAATTTCCTCAAACTAAGGCGAGATTTTTTAGACATAGTTTCCGGTTACAAATACCCGAAAGTAGCAGCGCTCTTTTCCAACTGAATATAGAAGTTCCCGATGGTTTAACTGTCAGGAATAACATCAGCGTATCTGACCAGTCTGGACGGAAAATTAACACCAATATTTCTGTCAATGGCAACAAAATCATAATAGCGTTTCCCCAACCAGTTGCTCCAGTAACTAGACTCAACATTGAAATGAACAATGTAAGAAGAACAGGAGTTTCCAACGCTTGGCTCTATCCGGTTTCCGCTAGATTTGCTTCTAGTAATGCAGATATCCCCATCGGCGTAGCGGAGTTTCGTGTTTACTGA
- a CDS encoding DUF2808 domain-containing protein, which translates to MKNFIYASAAIILAVASSVSSAQATGRPGDAKISHLLDSRAYPNDASFQGATHQFKVHVQGNALLELLIDLPEEVRISNGIEVKNQSGQKVPATVSINNGKARVAFSSPVAPETKLSISMLGIETPGSDQTWQYQIYAKKVGLTAEIPLGLAQIYTYRG; encoded by the coding sequence ATGAAAAACTTTATTTACGCCAGTGCAGCAATTATCTTGGCAGTTGCCTCTTCAGTCTCATCTGCTCAAGCAACTGGAAGACCGGGCGATGCTAAAATTTCCCATCTTCTTGATAGTCGCGCATATCCTAATGACGCTAGTTTCCAGGGTGCAACCCATCAGTTTAAGGTTCATGTTCAGGGAAATGCTCTTTTAGAACTTCTGATTGATTTGCCTGAAGAAGTAAGGATTAGTAATGGAATTGAGGTAAAAAATCAATCTGGGCAAAAAGTTCCAGCTACAGTTTCTATAAATAACGGAAAAGCTAGAGTGGCTTTCTCATCACCAGTAGCTCCTGAAACAAAGCTATCAATTTCTATGCTCGGCATTGAGACTCCAGGCTCTGACCAAACTTGGCAGTATCAAATCTATGCTAAGAAAGTTGGTCTAACCGCAGAAATTCCGCTCGGTTTAGCTCAGATTTATACCTACCGAGGCTAA
- the rppA gene encoding two-component system response regulator RppA, producing the protein MRVLLLEDEPDLGAAIKRTLNQHKYVVDWALDGTEAWNYLDNQKTQYILAIFDWLVPGLSGLDVLRRLRARNNPLPVLMLTAKDRMEDKVAGLDAGADDYLVKPFGMAELLARLRALQRRSPQIQPEQIHAGTLTLDYATRSVYRLAPNDEKQEILLTNKEFHLLEYLMKHPNQIVTSDQIRNQVWEMSADAISNVVAAQVRLLRRQLAQVGSAHLIETIHGTGYRFNTSDEPK; encoded by the coding sequence ATGAGAGTGCTGCTACTTGAAGATGAACCAGATCTCGGTGCCGCAATTAAGCGAACTTTGAATCAACACAAATATGTGGTTGACTGGGCGCTCGACGGCACTGAAGCTTGGAACTATTTAGATAACCAGAAAACACAGTATATACTAGCTATCTTTGACTGGTTAGTACCGGGCTTATCGGGATTAGACGTGCTGCGGCGGTTGCGTGCTAGAAATAATCCCCTTCCAGTGTTAATGTTAACAGCAAAAGATAGAATGGAAGATAAAGTAGCTGGTTTAGATGCGGGAGCAGATGATTATTTGGTCAAGCCATTTGGCATGGCGGAATTGTTAGCAAGGTTGCGGGCTTTGCAAAGGCGATCGCCTCAAATCCAACCCGAACAAATTCACGCAGGTACTCTCACTTTGGACTACGCTACTAGAAGTGTTTATCGTCTCGCTCCGAACGATGAAAAGCAGGAAATTCTACTCACAAATAAAGAATTTCATCTACTGGAATATTTGATGAAACATCCTAACCAAATTGTCACCAGCGACCAAATACGCAATCAAGTTTGGGAAATGAGTGCAGATGCGATCAGTAATGTGGTTGCCGCTCAAGTACGCTTGCTCAGACGCCAACTAGCACAGGTAGGTAGCGCTCATTTGATTGAAACTATTCACGGTACTGGCTATCGTTTCAATACATCTGATGAACCAAAATAA